The proteins below are encoded in one region of Alistipes indistinctus YIT 12060:
- a CDS encoding cob(I)yrinic acid a,c-diamide adenosyltransferase — translation MRPAGSCGYLHVYTGDGKGKTTAAFGLAVRALCAGQSVYIGQFVKSMRYNETKIEGIFDRMRIEQLGRGCFIGHDPEPADVGMAREGLARCRALLVSGEYDLVILDELTIALYYRLLTVGEVLDALRARHPSVEVVVTGRYAPQELVDEADLVTEMREVKHYYTQGVLSREGIDR, via the coding sequence GTGCGCCCGGCCGGTTCCTGCGGATACCTGCACGTGTATACCGGCGACGGCAAGGGCAAAACCACCGCGGCTTTCGGGCTGGCCGTGCGTGCATTGTGTGCCGGGCAAAGCGTCTACATCGGCCAGTTCGTCAAGAGCATGCGCTACAACGAGACGAAAATAGAAGGCATTTTCGACCGGATGCGGATCGAGCAACTCGGGCGCGGCTGTTTTATCGGCCACGATCCGGAGCCCGCCGATGTAGGGATGGCCCGCGAAGGATTGGCCCGGTGCAGGGCGTTGCTTGTGTCGGGGGAGTACGACCTGGTGATTCTCGACGAACTGACCATTGCGCTCTATTACCGGTTGCTGACGGTGGGCGAGGTGCTCGATGCGCTGCGGGCGCGGCATCCTTCCGTCGAAGTGGTCGTTACGGGGCGTTATGCGCCGCAGGAGCTGGTCGACGAAGCCGACCTGGTGACCGAAATGCGGGAAGTGAAGCACTATTATACGCAGGGAGTACTTTCACGCGAGGGGATCGACCGCTGA
- a CDS encoding asparaginase, translating to MEPRAKSSVLLIYTGGTIGMKPDPETGVLAPFDFSTIYDEFPYLGKLDVELEVINLTPIDSSNVTPELWCELARLIRDNYDAYDGFVVLHGTDTMSYSASALSFMLVNLAKPVIFTGSQIPIGVLRTDGRENLITAVEIAAAREGGRAVVPEVCICFQNKLFRANRTTKHSAEQLNAFRSDNYPILAEVGVSIHYNRPFIRRPAPDPGPLRIVTRLDTRIAVVRLFPGMSAETFTAMLGIPGLRGVVLETYGAGNAPTADWFIDAVSAAVARGVVVLNVTQCLGGSVSMEMYETGKRLGQTGVISGRDITTESAVTKMMVVLGASDDPQEVRRGLEADRCGEISD from the coding sequence ATGGAACCACGTGCCAAATCATCCGTATTGCTGATCTACACGGGCGGCACGATCGGCATGAAGCCCGATCCGGAAACGGGCGTACTGGCGCCGTTCGACTTCAGTACCATTTACGACGAGTTTCCCTACCTGGGAAAACTCGATGTCGAATTGGAGGTGATCAACCTCACGCCGATCGACTCGTCGAATGTGACGCCGGAACTGTGGTGCGAACTGGCGCGGCTGATCCGTGACAACTACGACGCTTACGACGGCTTTGTCGTGCTGCACGGTACCGACACGATGTCCTATTCCGCCTCCGCGCTCAGTTTTATGCTGGTGAACCTCGCCAAACCCGTCATTTTTACCGGCAGCCAGATCCCGATCGGCGTGCTGCGTACCGACGGGCGCGAAAACCTGATTACCGCGGTCGAGATCGCTGCGGCGCGCGAAGGCGGCCGCGCTGTGGTGCCGGAGGTGTGCATCTGTTTTCAAAACAAGCTCTTCCGTGCGAACCGCACGACCAAGCACAGCGCCGAGCAGCTCAATGCGTTCCGTTCCGACAACTATCCGATTCTCGCCGAGGTGGGCGTCAGCATCCATTACAACCGTCCCTTTATCCGGCGGCCTGCCCCCGATCCCGGGCCGCTGCGGATCGTCACGCGGCTCGATACGCGTATCGCTGTGGTGCGGCTGTTCCCCGGCATGAGCGCCGAGACGTTCACGGCGATGCTCGGCATTCCGGGGCTGCGCGGGGTAGTACTCGAAACGTACGGTGCGGGCAACGCCCCCACGGCCGACTGGTTCATCGATGCGGTGTCCGCAGCCGTCGCACGCGGCGTCGTGGTGCTGAACGTCACGCAATGTTTGGGCGGCAGCGTTTCGATGGAGATGTACGAAACGGGCAAACGGCTCGGGCAGACCGGCGTGATCAGCGGGCGTGACATCACTACCGAGAGCGCCGTGACCAAGATGATGGTCGTGCTCGGTGCTTCGGACGATCCGCAGGAGGTGCGCCGCGGGCTTGAGGCCGACCGGTGCGGCGAGATTTCCGATTGA
- the dprA gene encoding DNA-processing protein DprA, with protein sequence MTIDDLALTLHPELGCRTAIHLLECFGSAEAVFAASAGELVRRAELKPALARSLCRREYHQAAERELAFCERNRIRPVAAGDESYPRRLLECADYPHVIYLKGGPELSGGHWLSVVGTRKATPYGQKMCDRLIGELSALFPDLVVVSGLAYGIDVAAHRAAMQHGVRTVAVLGHPLTHIYPQAHTETARRIVSLGGTLISEYPSTARPDKAGFVQRNRLIAGLSDGTVIVESAVRGGSLITADMAGGYHREVMAVPGRVGDRCAEGTNALIRSLKAQMVCSGADIAEILGWEAPAPSGKAVGQSLFAETGPLAPSVGNESAGATGAAYREAVLPDSVAASAAGDGRVASLRGLLGDDPVSLDELSIRSGIAVAELPALLLELELAGRICALPGNLYMKN encoded by the coding sequence ATGACGATCGATGATCTCGCATTGACGCTGCATCCCGAGTTGGGGTGCCGTACGGCGATCCATCTGCTGGAGTGTTTCGGTTCGGCGGAGGCGGTTTTCGCCGCATCTGCCGGCGAACTGGTCCGGAGGGCCGAGTTGAAGCCGGCGCTGGCCCGCAGTCTGTGCCGCCGCGAGTACCATCAGGCGGCCGAACGGGAGCTGGCGTTTTGCGAACGCAACCGCATCCGGCCCGTTGCGGCAGGCGATGAGTCGTATCCGAGGCGGTTGCTCGAGTGTGCCGATTATCCGCATGTAATTTACCTCAAAGGCGGCCCGGAACTCAGCGGAGGCCATTGGTTGTCGGTCGTCGGTACGCGCAAGGCGACTCCTTACGGGCAGAAGATGTGCGACCGGCTGATCGGTGAGCTTTCGGCACTGTTTCCCGATCTGGTCGTGGTCAGCGGCCTGGCATACGGGATCGATGTGGCGGCGCACCGTGCCGCGATGCAGCACGGGGTGCGTACCGTCGCCGTGCTGGGGCATCCGCTGACGCACATCTATCCGCAGGCCCATACCGAAACCGCCCGGCGGATCGTGTCGCTCGGCGGAACCCTAATCAGCGAGTATCCTTCCACGGCCCGGCCCGATAAGGCGGGTTTCGTGCAGCGCAACCGCCTCATCGCGGGACTGAGCGACGGGACGGTGATCGTCGAATCGGCTGTCCGGGGCGGCTCGCTCATTACCGCCGACATGGCCGGCGGTTACCACCGCGAGGTGATGGCGGTACCGGGGCGTGTAGGCGACCGCTGTGCCGAGGGAACCAATGCGCTGATTCGCTCGCTGAAGGCGCAGATGGTGTGCAGCGGCGCGGATATTGCCGAGATATTGGGGTGGGAAGCGCCCGCTCCGTCCGGGAAGGCCGTCGGACAGTCGTTGTTTGCGGAAACCGGCCCGCTTGCTCCGTCCGTCGGAAACGAATCTGCCGGAGCGACCGGGGCGGCATATCGGGAAGCGGTTTTGCCGGATTCGGTCGCCGCTTCTGCAGCCGGAGACGGTCGCGTCGCTTCGTTGCGTGGATTGCTGGGCGACGATCCCGTTTCGCTCGATGAGCTGAGCATCCGCAGCGGTATTGCCGTGGCGGAGCTGCCGGCCCTGCTGCTCGAGTTGGAGCTTGCGGGACGGATCTGCGCACTGCCCGGGAACTTATATATGAAAAATTGA
- a CDS encoding TatD family hydrolase encodes MSLQLIDTHSHIYDPQFDADRDEAVARARAAGVGRILLPAVDAESYGAMFALARQYPELCRPMMGLHPTSVNDNPRWREDLEQVARYLAAPPEGIRFCGVGEVGLDLYWSRDFLSQQQQALRFQVELSLQYGLPLVIHTRDAWDEMCALLDAFRGRGVRGILHSFCGTADHYRALKAAGGFLFGIGGPVTYKKSSLPDTLREIPLSDLVLETDSPYLPPVPYRGKRNESAYVGLVACRLAEIYGTTPEEVAAVTTRNARALFGERIS; translated from the coding sequence ATGTCTTTGCAACTGATCGATACCCATTCGCATATTTACGATCCGCAATTCGATGCCGACCGCGACGAGGCGGTTGCCCGGGCCCGCGCCGCTGGGGTAGGGAGGATTCTGCTCCCGGCTGTGGATGCCGAGTCCTACGGGGCGATGTTCGCTCTGGCGCGGCAGTACCCGGAACTGTGCCGCCCGATGATGGGGCTGCACCCCACCTCGGTCAACGACAATCCCCGCTGGCGGGAGGATTTGGAGCAGGTGGCGCGTTATTTGGCCGCTCCGCCCGAAGGGATTCGTTTTTGCGGGGTGGGAGAGGTGGGGCTCGACCTCTACTGGAGCCGGGATTTTCTCTCCCAGCAGCAACAGGCGCTTCGGTTCCAGGTGGAGCTGTCGTTGCAGTACGGCCTGCCGCTGGTGATCCATACGCGCGATGCATGGGACGAGATGTGTGCATTGCTCGATGCGTTTCGGGGGCGTGGCGTGCGCGGTATCTTGCACAGCTTTTGCGGCACGGCCGACCACTACCGGGCGCTGAAAGCGGCGGGCGGGTTCCTGTTCGGGATCGGCGGTCCGGTCACCTACAAAAAGTCGTCGCTTCCCGATACGTTGCGCGAAATTCCGTTGTCCGATCTGGTGCTCGAGACCGATTCGCCCTACCTGCCGCCGGTGCCTTACCGGGGCAAGCGTAACGAAAGCGCTTACGTCGGACTGGTCGCCTGCCGGCTGGCCGAAATATACGGGACGACGCCCGAAGAGGTCGCTGCGGTGACGACCCGCAATGCGCGGGCTTTGTTCGGTGAAAGAATTTCGTAA